A genomic stretch from Arenicella xantha includes:
- a CDS encoding TetR family transcriptional regulator, with protein MTVKNDSPGVGELARTKLIQAALDMFGQHGFDGVSIRQISDSAGMNVASISYHFGSKDGLYSAVADYISEQIATHSNAPVAAAESFINSASLDAGEALQHILNIVENTIEILIPDSDQTKRWARFVTQFQLGEHNQDHQLSKNPFHGLVTKLVSIVRHQPDNRLENAIIAQTIFGQILVFRVSRLSSKIALNISTFGAEEVAQIKRVVFSNIQKLLLPEGA; from the coding sequence GTGACAGTAAAAAATGATTCTCCGGGAGTAGGCGAATTAGCTCGAACAAAGCTAATACAAGCAGCCTTGGATATGTTCGGGCAACATGGTTTTGACGGTGTTTCGATTCGTCAAATTAGCGATTCCGCAGGTATGAATGTCGCCTCAATCAGCTACCATTTTGGCAGCAAAGATGGCCTATACAGCGCCGTTGCGGATTATATAAGTGAGCAAATTGCTACACACAGTAATGCACCAGTTGCGGCGGCAGAAAGTTTTATCAATTCAGCAAGTTTGGATGCCGGCGAGGCGTTACAACACATTTTGAATATTGTCGAAAATACTATCGAGATACTGATTCCCGATTCCGACCAAACTAAGAGGTGGGCACGGTTCGTCACGCAATTTCAACTAGGTGAGCACAATCAAGACCACCAATTAAGCAAAAACCCGTTTCATGGTCTAGTCACTAAATTGGTGTCTATCGTTCGGCATCAACCGGACAACAGATTGGAAAACGCGATCATTGCGCAAACTATATTTGGGCAAATATTGGTGTTCAGGGTTAGTCGCTTGAGCTCCAAAATCGCGCTTAACATAAGCACATTTGGGGCTGAAGAAGTTGCACAGATAAAACGAGTTGTATTCTCAAATATTCAAAAACTATTGTTGCCAGAGGGGGCCTAA
- a CDS encoding MarR family winged helix-turn-helix transcriptional regulator yields MKQAEKVLIALRRVIRATDLHSKHLAKTIGLTGPQILLLQTVQHHSDATISKLADEMSLSQPTVTNILGRLEGRGYLYRERSQQDRRKVHVHLSDKGAVALRDAPVPLQDRFTEQFDQLQAWEQSMIIAALQRVAQMMDAQDIDAAPLLIVGNVQADESSEPPIDSNK; encoded by the coding sequence TTGAAACAAGCCGAGAAAGTGTTGATCGCATTACGCAGAGTTATTCGAGCAACCGACCTACATTCCAAACACCTGGCTAAAACAATCGGGCTCACCGGTCCGCAGATTTTGTTGCTGCAAACAGTCCAGCATCATAGCGATGCAACGATTAGCAAATTAGCTGACGAGATGAGCTTAAGCCAGCCCACGGTTACCAATATATTGGGGCGACTCGAGGGGCGAGGGTACTTGTACCGTGAGCGGTCTCAGCAGGATCGACGCAAAGTGCACGTGCATCTGAGTGATAAAGGCGCCGTTGCACTGCGAGATGCCCCGGTGCCACTACAAGATCGCTTCACCGAACAGTTTGATCAACTTCAAGCCTGGGAACAATCCATGATCATCGCTGCTTTGCAGCGTGTCGCGCAGATGATGGATGCGCAAGATATTGATGCCGCGCCACTCCTTATAGTTGGCAATGTACAAGCGGACGAATCTAGCGAACCGCCAATAGACTCTAACAAGTAA
- a CDS encoding TonB-dependent receptor, which yields MFFKKKLPLAIALATSGSVYAQQSAIEEIVVTATKRAASTQDIPIAVTAVSEKTLEQLGISNFSDYLVQLPGVTAGGSGPGQNTIYIRGVASTTPNLTTAGVAGLAPNVALYLDEQPLAQPGRNLDVYTADMNRVEVLSGPQGTLFGASSQAGTVRLITNKPDPTDTYGNVKVGFATTKLGEESNNIEAMLNLPITEQFTLRGVVYRDDQGGYIDNVAGNLNLTESARFRPQGTVRANGVPVSADRAGFQSTADLSGVQFINADNSALVEEDFNDTTYTGGRLTALVDINDEWSVLLSQSAQQLDSDGVFFADPDLGDLEIARYEQDTMEDSFSNTSLTLTGRFAELEVVYAGAYTDRETEQVIDYADYMFVGQYLPYYICDSSVSYPGSAAPSGVCQAPNLLVDSLTNTKIQTHEIRVSTLSDSKVSATVGAFYSDLELEERNDFTYKGSTQIDGYGAQTGFSPNFPFTTGYISDAGPFPADVIFRNDIRRTDEQFGVFGEVTYEMNDQFALTFGARYYDIEVDFEGSANSSFCNLFQSDSNSFGTDISDIYNGDGQITFRGTCSPDAQITYSAETIDENTPASVVAALNAPDKAKTDGTIFKLTGNWTPSADQLFYATVSEGFRPGLLNRPGGATNPAGTFSVPFALDTDEVLNMEVGWKTDLLDGALRLNGSVFRVDIENLQTTILDPSITNLFFSDNAANAEVTGLETDFIWLPDLAGLTVRGAVSFLDTEITEVLTPTNDVRVGDELAFAPSMQANLLARYEWNLSGDKVAHVMPHMAYSDESYSDIISINRSRIDSWTMFGITAGVSTEKWSAELYIDNLSDERAELSRNFVNDRHRVSYARPRTAGVRLSYNF from the coding sequence ATGTTCTTTAAGAAAAAATTACCCTTAGCAATCGCGCTCGCTACTTCTGGTTCGGTGTACGCGCAGCAATCGGCAATCGAAGAAATAGTGGTGACCGCCACCAAGCGAGCAGCAAGCACGCAAGACATTCCGATTGCAGTAACCGCTGTATCAGAAAAAACTCTTGAACAGCTTGGGATATCTAACTTCTCTGACTACCTAGTGCAACTGCCAGGCGTCACAGCAGGCGGCAGTGGACCGGGGCAAAACACTATCTATATTAGAGGCGTTGCTTCCACCACACCAAACCTAACTACTGCGGGCGTCGCCGGCCTTGCGCCAAACGTAGCGCTGTACTTAGATGAACAACCCTTGGCGCAACCAGGCCGTAATCTAGACGTATATACCGCCGACATGAATCGTGTTGAAGTATTGTCCGGCCCACAAGGAACACTATTTGGTGCTAGCTCGCAAGCCGGCACGGTTCGCTTGATCACCAATAAGCCAGATCCAACGGACACTTACGGCAACGTAAAAGTTGGCTTTGCTACGACTAAACTGGGCGAAGAAAGCAACAATATCGAAGCCATGTTAAACCTACCCATCACTGAGCAGTTCACACTGCGTGGTGTGGTTTACCGAGACGATCAAGGTGGTTACATTGACAATGTTGCAGGAAACCTAAATCTGACAGAAAGCGCTCGGTTCCGCCCACAAGGAACGGTTCGAGCAAATGGCGTGCCGGTCAGCGCGGATCGCGCTGGTTTTCAATCTACCGCCGATCTGAGCGGTGTACAGTTTATTAATGCAGATAATAGCGCCTTAGTTGAAGAAGACTTTAATGACACCACTTACACCGGTGGCCGTCTTACCGCACTCGTTGATATCAACGATGAGTGGAGTGTGCTGCTGTCTCAATCAGCCCAGCAATTGGACTCGGACGGCGTTTTCTTTGCCGACCCAGACTTAGGCGACTTGGAAATTGCGCGTTACGAACAAGACACAATGGAAGACAGTTTCAGCAACACAAGTTTGACTCTAACTGGTCGATTTGCTGAATTAGAAGTCGTGTATGCGGGCGCATATACTGATCGAGAAACAGAGCAAGTTATTGATTATGCTGACTATATGTTCGTCGGTCAGTACCTGCCCTACTACATTTGTGATAGCTCTGTGTCCTACCCAGGTAGTGCAGCGCCGAGCGGCGTGTGTCAAGCTCCAAACCTGCTTGTCGACAGTCTAACCAACACTAAGATCCAAACCCATGAGATCCGTGTGTCGACGCTGTCTGACTCAAAAGTCAGTGCGACTGTTGGTGCGTTCTATAGTGATTTGGAGTTAGAGGAACGCAATGACTTCACTTACAAAGGATCAACCCAGATTGACGGTTATGGAGCCCAAACCGGCTTTTCACCTAACTTTCCATTCACCACTGGCTATATTTCCGATGCGGGACCATTTCCTGCCGACGTTATCTTCCGCAACGATATCCGCCGTACTGATGAGCAGTTCGGTGTATTTGGCGAAGTAACTTACGAAATGAATGATCAGTTTGCGTTAACATTTGGCGCGCGCTACTACGATATTGAGGTGGATTTTGAAGGCAGCGCTAACTCGTCATTCTGTAACTTGTTTCAATCAGATTCGAACTCGTTCGGTACTGATATCAGCGATATTTACAACGGTGATGGTCAAATCACTTTTCGCGGTACGTGTAGCCCCGATGCACAAATCACCTATAGCGCTGAGACAATTGATGAGAACACTCCAGCCTCTGTGGTAGCTGCGTTAAACGCACCTGATAAAGCAAAAACCGACGGCACAATCTTTAAACTAACCGGAAATTGGACGCCTAGTGCTGACCAACTGTTCTACGCGACTGTGTCAGAAGGCTTTAGACCTGGACTATTAAACCGACCTGGTGGCGCGACTAACCCTGCCGGCACTTTTAGTGTTCCATTTGCCTTGGATACCGATGAAGTGCTGAATATGGAAGTTGGTTGGAAAACCGATTTGTTAGACGGTGCCTTGCGTTTGAATGGTAGTGTATTCAGAGTGGACATCGAAAATCTACAAACGACAATCCTCGATCCGAGTATTACCAACCTATTCTTCTCTGATAATGCGGCCAATGCAGAAGTTACTGGACTTGAAACTGACTTCATTTGGTTGCCTGATCTAGCCGGTTTAACTGTTCGTGGCGCGGTGTCATTTTTAGATACTGAGATCACCGAAGTACTTACCCCGACCAACGATGTTAGAGTTGGCGATGAATTGGCGTTTGCACCAAGTATGCAAGCCAACCTGTTAGCCCGATATGAGTGGAACCTGAGTGGCGATAAAGTTGCTCATGTCATGCCGCATATGGCCTACTCAGATGAATCGTACTCTGACATTATTTCGATTAACCGTTCACGAATCGACAGCTGGACTATGTTTGGCATCACCGCTGGTGTTAGCACTGAAAAGTGGTCTGCGGAGTTGTATATCGATAATTTGAGTGACGAGCGCGCTGAGTTATCACGTAACTTCGTGAATGATCGCCACCGTGTGTCGTATGCGCGTCCACGCACCGCTGGCGTACGTTTAAGTTACAACTTCTAG
- a CDS encoding tetratricopeptide repeat-containing sulfotransferase family protein has protein sequence MPAAKPDSELSSVEPLMRAGDFAAALSSLMARPKQDVETLYLIAVCLRYQKNFDGALETLQQLHRLSPDHSRALQEEGHVFRAKQDWNHALAAYSRATQLNPALAASWQAQFEILRMQQRAPEANMILERIERLQQLPKILVSATDLVAQGKLVKAEQVCRAFLHKNPLNVEAMRLLADIGLKLGVLEDAEFLLSTAADLAPDDPQIQMELLQVLRKRQKFNASLACAKRLLEKAPNNPQFQSLYAIECMQTGDYQKALALFDTVLTALPGEPITLTSRGHALKTDGQQSAAIDSYTRALASKRSHGEAWYSLANLKTFTFSAQQITEMQSLVEQAYLSHNDRVYLNFALGKALEDQAQYHDSFAHYQAGNDLKKAQSRYLASKMKEEFDLQRKHCNAEFVSRISGAGDPSPAPIFIVGLPRAGSTLLEQILSSHSQVDGTLELPNIPALAHRLRRGPREQITASNQYPEVLHRLTKQELAEYGATYLRDTQIHRQDAPFFIDKMPNNFRHIGLIKAILPNAKIIDARRHPMACCFSGYKQLFAEGQEFTYDLTDIGRYYRDYVELMAHWQSVLPEQILQVNYEDVVDDLETQVSRILDYCGLPHESACIDFHRTKRAVRTPSSEQVRQPLFRSGLEQWRHYDAWLSPLRDALGDLPTTCDLPTT, from the coding sequence ATGCCTGCAGCGAAACCTGATTCTGAACTATCTAGCGTAGAACCGCTGATGCGCGCTGGCGATTTCGCCGCTGCGCTATCCAGCTTAATGGCTCGCCCTAAACAAGACGTTGAAACACTGTATCTAATTGCCGTTTGTTTGCGTTATCAAAAGAACTTCGATGGCGCTCTTGAGACGCTTCAACAACTCCATAGACTATCGCCAGACCATAGCCGAGCCTTACAGGAAGAAGGCCACGTTTTTCGTGCTAAACAAGACTGGAACCATGCACTCGCAGCCTATTCCCGCGCGACTCAGCTTAACCCCGCGTTAGCGGCAAGTTGGCAAGCGCAGTTCGAAATATTGCGTATGCAGCAGCGCGCACCAGAAGCGAATATGATTCTTGAGCGAATCGAACGCTTACAGCAACTTCCCAAGATCTTGGTGTCAGCCACTGATTTAGTCGCTCAAGGTAAACTGGTTAAGGCAGAACAAGTGTGCCGAGCGTTCTTACACAAAAACCCATTGAACGTTGAGGCCATGCGGCTTTTAGCTGACATAGGCCTTAAACTCGGCGTGTTAGAAGATGCTGAGTTTTTACTTAGCACAGCCGCTGACCTTGCGCCAGATGACCCTCAAATTCAGATGGAACTGCTACAAGTATTGCGCAAGCGTCAGAAGTTTAATGCTTCGCTGGCCTGTGCTAAGCGTTTGCTTGAAAAGGCTCCGAATAACCCTCAGTTCCAATCCTTATATGCCATTGAGTGTATGCAAACTGGTGACTACCAAAAAGCGCTAGCACTGTTTGACACTGTATTAACGGCGTTACCTGGCGAACCGATCACGCTGACTTCGCGCGGTCATGCACTTAAGACTGATGGCCAACAGAGTGCTGCCATTGATTCATATACCCGCGCGCTTGCGTCCAAACGCAGCCACGGAGAGGCATGGTATTCGCTCGCCAACTTAAAGACCTTTACCTTCTCGGCTCAGCAAATTACCGAAATGCAGTCATTAGTAGAGCAAGCCTACTTGTCACACAATGATCGTGTATACCTTAATTTCGCGTTGGGCAAAGCCTTAGAGGATCAAGCTCAGTACCACGATTCGTTTGCTCACTATCAGGCGGGAAATGATCTTAAGAAAGCTCAAAGCCGATATTTGGCCAGCAAGATGAAAGAAGAGTTTGACCTGCAACGCAAGCATTGCAACGCCGAATTTGTGTCACGAATTAGTGGCGCTGGCGACCCGTCCCCTGCTCCCATATTTATTGTCGGCTTGCCGCGTGCTGGTTCAACTCTATTAGAGCAAATTCTGTCGTCTCATAGCCAAGTAGACGGCACCTTAGAACTACCTAATATTCCAGCGCTGGCACACCGCTTAAGGCGTGGTCCGCGTGAACAAATTACCGCTAGCAATCAGTACCCAGAAGTATTGCATAGACTGACAAAACAAGAGCTTGCGGAATACGGGGCGACCTATTTACGCGACACTCAAATCCATCGCCAGGACGCACCATTCTTCATCGATAAAATGCCGAATAATTTTCGACATATCGGTCTCATAAAAGCGATTTTGCCGAATGCGAAAATTATTGATGCTCGACGTCATCCGATGGCGTGTTGTTTTAGCGGTTACAAACAGCTGTTTGCTGAAGGCCAAGAGTTTACCTACGACCTAACTGACATAGGTCGCTATTATCGTGACTATGTCGAGCTAATGGCACACTGGCAATCGGTACTCCCTGAGCAAATTTTGCAAGTGAATTATGAGGATGTAGTCGACGACCTTGAGACGCAAGTGAGTCGTATTCTCGATTATTGCGGCTTGCCACATGAAAGCGCATGTATCGACTTCCACCGTACTAAACGAGCGGTCAGAACCCCCAGTTCTGAACAGGTTCGACAACCGCTGTTCCGCTCTGGGCTTGAACAATGGCGTCACTATGACGCATGGCTGAGTCCGTTACGCGACGCGCTCGGCGATCTCCCAACTACTTGTGACCTTCCAACTACTTAA
- a CDS encoding BCCT family transporter, which translates to MSDNNATSQSTRFSVDRPVFYTSIIALLALVAYAGLMPKQSGEFFSLLQSGIVTYASWYYVMVVAIILVCVLVLGFSRAGDIKLGLDHSQPEYSNLSWFAMLFSAGMGIGLMFFGVAEPVMHFMSPPRGDGNTVAAAREAMRLTFFHWGLHAWSIYAIVALILGYFSHRHGLPLTLRSALYPLIGERIYGRWGTTIDVFAILGTTCGIATSLGLGVIQINSGLDHLFGIEISKATQVLLIIGTMGLATVSVLMGLDAGIKRLSELNMTLAAILLAIIVLVGPTVFIFQTFMQNIGDYLSEIVSKTFNLYAYDPTDWLGGWTILYWGWWLSWAPFVGLFIARISKGRTIREFVFGAMLVPCVFNLFWFSAFGNSAIDLILSGTMPELGAAVQENQAVALFGFLESFPMSSVLAFIALLMVVVFFVTSADSGAMVLNMLASKGEDNTSAWQRVIWTVMIGLITVVLLYAGGLSALQTASIAGALPFSLALLWAIYGFFKAVRIDVAKRDVEASMQPAAMASGESAWRDRLDRLLHYPDTAKVSTFQTSVVLPAMTEFVSELKAHGIEASVTDRVAQEGKVALEVNHEQEINFVYEVICVSSAVPKVGEVTDTEDLDETYSQAEVHLSEGGQGYDIMGWSKDSVVSDIVSRYENHLYFIDGIS; encoded by the coding sequence ATGTCTGATAATAATGCAACTTCACAAAGCACACGATTTTCAGTTGATCGCCCGGTGTTTTATACCTCCATTATCGCCCTACTAGCATTGGTGGCTTATGCTGGATTGATGCCTAAACAAAGCGGTGAATTTTTCAGCTTGCTGCAGAGTGGAATCGTTACTTACGCAAGTTGGTATTATGTAATGGTGGTGGCAATTATTCTGGTCTGCGTTTTGGTGCTGGGGTTCTCACGAGCTGGTGACATCAAGCTTGGCTTAGATCACAGCCAACCCGAGTATTCGAACTTGTCTTGGTTTGCCATGCTGTTTTCGGCGGGAATGGGCATTGGACTGATGTTCTTTGGGGTAGCGGAACCGGTTATGCATTTTATGTCGCCGCCTCGAGGTGATGGCAACACCGTGGCCGCGGCACGTGAAGCGATGCGTCTAACGTTTTTTCACTGGGGGCTGCATGCCTGGTCGATTTACGCGATTGTTGCGTTGATCCTTGGGTACTTTTCGCACCGTCACGGTTTACCGCTAACGCTTAGATCCGCGCTTTACCCGTTGATTGGCGAGCGAATTTACGGGCGCTGGGGCACCACTATTGATGTGTTTGCCATTCTCGGCACCACCTGTGGTATCGCAACTAGTCTTGGCTTGGGCGTGATTCAGATAAACTCTGGACTGGATCACTTGTTCGGTATAGAGATTAGCAAGGCAACGCAGGTGCTATTGATAATAGGCACGATGGGGCTCGCCACAGTTTCGGTGCTTATGGGGCTCGATGCCGGTATCAAACGACTGTCAGAACTTAATATGACGCTCGCAGCGATTCTATTGGCGATCATTGTCTTGGTCGGCCCAACGGTGTTTATCTTTCAGACGTTCATGCAGAATATCGGTGACTATCTGTCGGAAATTGTATCGAAGACCTTTAATTTATATGCCTATGACCCAACCGACTGGTTAGGTGGCTGGACGATCTTATATTGGGGATGGTGGTTATCTTGGGCCCCGTTTGTCGGGTTGTTCATTGCTCGCATCTCAAAAGGTCGAACGATTCGTGAGTTCGTGTTCGGCGCGATGCTAGTTCCTTGTGTGTTTAACTTATTTTGGTTTAGCGCGTTTGGCAACAGCGCAATTGACCTGATTCTTAGCGGCACAATGCCGGAGCTTGGTGCAGCGGTACAGGAAAATCAGGCCGTCGCGCTGTTTGGTTTCTTGGAAAGCTTCCCAATGTCATCCGTCTTAGCTTTTATTGCGCTATTGATGGTAGTTGTGTTCTTTGTGACATCGGCAGACAGTGGTGCAATGGTGCTGAATATGTTGGCCTCTAAAGGTGAAGATAATACCTCTGCATGGCAGCGGGTCATTTGGACCGTCATGATAGGCTTAATCACCGTAGTGTTGTTGTACGCTGGTGGACTATCAGCATTACAAACCGCATCTATTGCCGGTGCGTTGCCGTTTTCCCTCGCGCTATTGTGGGCAATTTATGGATTCTTTAAAGCGGTGCGCATCGATGTGGCTAAGCGTGATGTAGAAGCATCGATGCAGCCAGCCGCAATGGCAAGCGGCGAAAGTGCATGGCGTGATCGACTTGACCGTCTATTGCATTATCCAGATACCGCAAAAGTAAGCACCTTCCAAACCTCGGTTGTGCTACCCGCCATGACTGAATTTGTAAGCGAACTAAAGGCGCATGGCATTGAGGCATCGGTGACTGACCGAGTAGCTCAAGAAGGTAAAGTCGCCTTAGAAGTTAATCACGAACAGGAAATTAACTTTGTCTACGAAGTGATCTGCGTTAGTAGTGCAGTACCTAAAGTCGGCGAAGTGACAGATACCGAGGACTTAGATGAAACCTACTCGCAAGCAGAGGTTCATCTAAGCGAAGGTGGTCAAGGTTATGACATTATGGGTTGGTCTAAAGACAGTGTCGTTAGCGATATCGTCAGCCGCTATGAAAATCATTTATATTTTATTGACGGCATCAGTTAG
- a CDS encoding MFS transporter, protein MKSTLLSIAALLFGVAILLTGQGLQGALVPTRAALESFPTATIGAIGAAYFLGFMIGCLRGGVLISAVGHVRVFAAMTALASATPLLLGLWTDPWFWSVLRFLTGFCFAVLYIVIESWLNGIATNKTRGLIFSVYVFITLTVMAIGQMMLLLYDPQALQLFVIASILVSVAAIPVALSRSEAPVKPRAVRIDLRRLISISRAGTASCFAAGLTNGSFWAVSAIFATQYTGDTDSAAWYMTAGVIGGAVCQWPLGYLSDRVERRKVLIGTALGAGLLSIFIVLAGRQLSEIQLMMFGVLWGGMAFPLYSVAVALTNDYAKPYEYVRVSSGLLLIYGIGAVIGPILSSILMGTLGPTGLYVFCAAVYALLCAVIAQTMNRPPATDEAQCDFSDAIASVYTASNVLQSSDSGLTNDQRANASGAK, encoded by the coding sequence ATGAAAAGCACCTTGCTATCGATAGCGGCGTTGTTGTTTGGCGTCGCAATACTTCTTACCGGTCAAGGGCTTCAGGGCGCGTTAGTGCCCACTCGGGCGGCCCTTGAGAGCTTTCCGACTGCTACGATTGGTGCCATTGGTGCTGCGTATTTTCTCGGCTTTATGATCGGCTGCTTACGTGGCGGCGTATTGATTAGCGCAGTGGGACATGTTCGAGTGTTCGCTGCAATGACAGCCCTAGCCTCAGCGACGCCACTACTGTTGGGCTTGTGGACCGATCCTTGGTTTTGGAGCGTATTACGCTTTCTCACCGGTTTCTGTTTTGCCGTTTTGTATATCGTAATTGAGAGTTGGTTAAATGGCATAGCAACCAATAAAACACGGGGCCTTATTTTTTCAGTTTATGTGTTTATCACATTAACCGTCATGGCTATTGGTCAAATGATGTTGCTACTTTACGACCCGCAAGCGTTACAACTTTTCGTAATCGCGTCAATATTGGTGTCGGTGGCAGCCATCCCCGTGGCCTTGTCGCGCTCTGAGGCTCCGGTTAAACCGCGAGCGGTACGCATTGACCTTCGGCGACTGATAAGCATCTCACGTGCTGGCACAGCAAGTTGCTTCGCAGCCGGATTAACCAACGGATCGTTTTGGGCCGTGTCGGCCATTTTCGCTACGCAATATACCGGAGATACCGATTCAGCTGCTTGGTATATGACGGCTGGGGTAATTGGTGGTGCTGTTTGTCAATGGCCGCTTGGCTATTTATCGGATCGGGTTGAACGGCGTAAAGTGCTTATCGGTACCGCGCTCGGCGCCGGCTTACTCAGTATTTTTATTGTGCTAGCCGGCCGGCAATTAAGTGAGATTCAGCTCATGATGTTTGGCGTGTTATGGGGCGGTATGGCGTTTCCCCTGTATTCGGTGGCAGTTGCCTTAACCAATGATTACGCAAAGCCTTATGAATATGTGCGTGTCTCCAGTGGCTTGTTATTGATTTATGGTATTGGCGCGGTGATTGGTCCGATACTCTCGTCGATATTGATGGGCACTTTGGGGCCAACCGGCTTATATGTTTTCTGCGCTGCAGTGTATGCCCTACTTTGCGCTGTGATTGCTCAAACCATGAACCGCCCACCTGCAACCGACGAGGCACAGTGCGATTTCTCCGATGCAATCGCCAGTGTTTACACCGCATCGAACGTGCTGCAAAGTTCTGATTCGGGGCTGACTAACGACCAGCGGGCGAACGCCAGCGGCGCAAAGTAA
- a CDS encoding calcium/sodium antiporter, with amino-acid sequence MLISLIAIIIGLAALVWSADRFVAGASAMANHVNVPPLLIGMIIVGFGTSMPEMIVSASASLNGNTGLALGNVIGSNIVNIGLILGVTALVAPIMVSSQIVRRELPALVLISILFGLAICDFKLSRLESVGLLLGFFTLIAWSIYTALRQRDDALGIEIASSLSTTDAMSMSKSTLWTAVGLALLILSSQVLIWGAVTLAAAVGMSDLVIGLTIVAFGTSFPELATSIIAARKGEHDIAIGNVVGSNMFNLLAVVGVAGVIQPMQSIAQQVLIRDWSVMLALTIALLLMAYGFKRQGRINRFEGIALLCAYSVYTGYLVVSSTTS; translated from the coding sequence ATGCTAATTTCACTGATAGCAATCATTATTGGGCTTGCAGCATTGGTTTGGAGCGCTGATCGGTTCGTGGCTGGTGCCTCGGCTATGGCGAATCACGTCAATGTGCCACCGTTGTTGATTGGAATGATTATCGTTGGGTTTGGTACATCGATGCCAGAAATGATTGTGTCCGCAAGCGCCTCGCTCAACGGTAATACCGGGTTGGCGCTTGGCAACGTAATTGGATCTAATATTGTCAATATTGGGTTGATTTTGGGCGTCACAGCTCTAGTCGCACCAATTATGGTCAGTTCTCAGATTGTCCGCCGAGAACTACCGGCTCTAGTGTTAATCAGTATTCTTTTTGGCTTAGCAATCTGCGACTTTAAGCTCTCACGGCTTGAATCAGTAGGTTTGCTGCTCGGCTTTTTTACACTCATTGCATGGTCGATTTATACCGCTCTACGGCAGCGAGATGATGCGCTAGGTATAGAAATAGCGTCGTCACTCTCCACCACAGATGCAATGAGTATGTCGAAATCGACACTATGGACCGCTGTCGGTTTGGCGCTGCTGATACTCAGTTCACAAGTATTGATTTGGGGAGCAGTTACCTTAGCTGCCGCTGTTGGTATGAGCGACCTAGTGATAGGCCTAACAATTGTGGCGTTTGGAACCTCATTTCCTGAATTAGCCACATCGATAATTGCCGCGCGTAAGGGCGAACATGACATTGCTATCGGCAATGTGGTGGGTTCAAATATGTTCAATTTACTCGCAGTTGTTGGTGTGGCTGGAGTTATTCAGCCGATGCAGTCCATTGCGCAACAAGTATTGATTCGAGACTGGTCTGTTATGCTCGCTTTAACCATAGCCTTACTGCTGATGGCCTATGGTTTTAAGCGCCAAGGCCGCATAAATCGATTTGAAGGCATTGCGCTATTGTGTGCTTACAGTGTCTACACCGGATACCTTGTTGTATCGTCAACCACCAGCTAG